A window of the Streptomyces sp. JB150 genome harbors these coding sequences:
- a CDS encoding pyridoxal-phosphate dependent enzyme, whose translation MRYDSITEAIGNTPLVRIEPAVHGLRHIDLYAKLELLNPFGSVKDRAAWNMARPHLDTAAARGSQVVELSSGNTAKALAVLAGMHGLTFRSVTNRMRIPEIKDLLLLLGAEIEELPGQSECLDPTATDDPLTLFHRTISEQGSAYLHTDQYFNPRNTEAHLTGTGPEIVKDLDGRAPDWFVACVGTAGSSTGVARVLRENDPAVRVLGLVAAKSDFIPGIRTLDEAHEVGLFDPATYDAIESVTSDEAIEGMLTLNRRCGILAGPTGGAAYFGAVRRLREIDAELTERRSAVFIVCDRVESYLSYVRKRRPDLFGRPVRTDSPADLTEDEVRTAPSVGVAEARAWIGTGRPLVVDLRSPFAYAALHIDGSVNIVDEVFEELLRGGLPFSRSRPVLLACPVGEKSARYAALLTRMGHPDVRSLAGGIIAWRDAGAPLVRD comes from the coding sequence GTGAGGTACGACAGCATCACCGAGGCCATCGGCAACACCCCGTTGGTGCGCATCGAGCCGGCCGTGCACGGTCTGCGCCACATCGACCTGTACGCCAAGCTGGAACTGCTCAACCCGTTCGGCTCGGTCAAGGACCGGGCCGCGTGGAACATGGCCCGCCCGCACCTGGATACCGCGGCGGCGCGGGGCAGCCAGGTCGTGGAGCTGTCCAGCGGGAACACGGCGAAGGCGCTGGCCGTGCTCGCGGGCATGCACGGGCTGACCTTCAGAAGCGTCACCAACCGGATGCGGATCCCCGAGATCAAGGATCTGCTGCTGCTGCTCGGCGCGGAGATCGAGGAGCTGCCGGGCCAGAGCGAGTGCCTGGACCCGACCGCCACCGACGACCCGCTGACCCTGTTCCACCGGACGATCTCGGAGCAGGGCAGCGCGTACCTGCACACCGACCAGTACTTCAACCCGCGCAACACCGAGGCGCATCTGACCGGCACCGGCCCGGAGATCGTCAAGGACCTGGACGGCCGCGCCCCGGACTGGTTCGTCGCCTGCGTGGGCACCGCGGGCTCCTCGACGGGGGTCGCCCGGGTGCTGCGGGAGAACGACCCCGCGGTGCGGGTCCTCGGGCTGGTCGCGGCCAAGTCCGACTTCATCCCCGGCATCCGCACCCTCGACGAGGCGCACGAGGTGGGCCTGTTCGACCCGGCCACCTACGACGCGATCGAGTCCGTCACCTCCGACGAGGCGATCGAGGGGATGCTCACCCTGAACCGCCGCTGCGGCATCCTGGCCGGACCCACCGGCGGGGCCGCCTACTTCGGTGCGGTGCGCCGGCTGCGCGAGATCGACGCGGAGCTGACGGAGCGTCGGTCGGCGGTGTTCATCGTCTGCGACCGGGTGGAGAGCTATCTGAGCTACGTCCGCAAACGGCGCCCCGACCTGTTCGGCCGCCCGGTCCGCACCGACTCGCCGGCCGACCTGACCGAGGACGAGGTGCGCACGGCCCCGTCCGTCGGCGTCGCCGAGGCCCGCGCCTGGATCGGCACCGGCCGGCCGCTCGTGGTGGACCTGCGCAGCCCGTTCGCGTACGCCGCGCTGCACATCGACGGATCGGTCAACATCGTCGACGAGGTCTTCGAGGAACTGCTGCGCGGCGGGCTGCCGTTCAGCCGCAGCCGTCCGGTGCTGCTGGCGTGTCCGGTGGGTGAGAAGTCCGCCCGCTACGCGGCGCTGCTGACCCGGATGGGCCACCCGGACGTGCGCAGTCTGGCCGGCGGGATCATCGCCTGGCGGGACGCGGGCGCGCCCCTGGTGCGGGACTGA
- a CDS encoding aminotransferase class V-fold PLP-dependent enzyme, which translates to MTTSGIRAQGTAALTELRDWQRALRDQFPIVTAHPDLAYLDSAATAQKPRAVLDTALTYLTTTNANAGRGTYPWANRSTALIEEARERVKRFLGDPDPARSAVHFTSGTTEGLRTLARDWLPSFLSDGDEIVVPVADHQANIEPWLEAQRLLARQGVRVLLRPMPYQPGSGDYDHRALAELAGPRTRFVAVTHVHHVYGGDMNVHRIREAVGPDAVICLDAAQSVGHVPVSVAGLDVDFVVFSGHKAMALPGTGAVWARQARGPAFTPGGWSGTPNTVGIASLTAALDWLDAAGVDRIERWTVALAARLTDGLRRLDAYEILGCQTSLAAGSPVQQRRGIVTFRHRGVDSGDLGFILFSHGFMVRSDQHCQGEAGEPTGSVRVSLHVYNEAEEIDRLLSVLASLE; encoded by the coding sequence ATGACCACCTCCGGCATCCGCGCCCAGGGCACCGCCGCGCTCACCGAGTTACGGGACTGGCAGCGCGCGCTGCGCGACCAGTTCCCCATCGTCACCGCCCACCCCGACCTCGCCTATCTGGACAGCGCGGCCACCGCCCAGAAGCCGCGGGCCGTGCTCGACACGGCACTGACCTACCTCACCACGACCAACGCCAACGCCGGGCGCGGCACCTATCCGTGGGCCAACCGCAGCACCGCGCTGATCGAGGAGGCGCGCGAGCGGGTCAAGCGGTTCCTCGGCGACCCCGACCCCGCGCGCTCGGCGGTGCACTTCACCAGCGGCACCACCGAGGGGCTGCGCACCCTGGCCCGCGACTGGCTGCCCTCGTTCCTCTCCGACGGCGACGAGATCGTCGTCCCCGTCGCCGACCACCAGGCGAACATCGAGCCGTGGCTGGAAGCCCAGCGGCTGCTGGCCCGGCAGGGCGTGCGCGTCCTGCTCCGGCCGATGCCGTACCAGCCGGGCTCGGGCGACTACGACCACCGGGCGCTCGCCGAACTGGCCGGTCCGCGCACCCGGTTCGTCGCCGTCACCCACGTCCACCACGTGTACGGCGGCGACATGAACGTGCACCGGATCCGCGAGGCGGTCGGTCCGGACGCGGTCATCTGCCTGGACGCCGCCCAGAGCGTCGGCCATGTGCCGGTGTCGGTGGCCGGCCTGGACGTGGACTTCGTCGTCTTCTCCGGGCACAAGGCAATGGCCCTGCCGGGGACGGGCGCCGTGTGGGCGCGGCAGGCGCGCGGGCCCGCGTTCACACCGGGCGGGTGGTCCGGCACGCCCAACACCGTCGGCATCGCCTCCCTGACGGCGGCCCTGGACTGGCTGGACGCGGCCGGTGTCGACCGGATCGAGCGGTGGACGGTGGCGCTCGCGGCCCGGCTGACCGACGGACTGCGCCGGCTGGACGCCTACGAGATCCTGGGCTGCCAGACCAGTCTCGCCGCCGGCTCACCCGTCCAGCAGCGCCGCGGCATCGTCACCTTCCGGCACCGCGGCGTCGACTCCGGCGACCTCGGGTTCATCCTGTTCAGCCACGGCTTCATGGTCCGCTCCGACCAGCACTGCCAGGGCGAGGCGGGCGAGCCGACCGGCTCCGTACGGGTGAGTCTGCACGTCTACAACGAGGCGGAGGAGATCGACCGGCTGCTGTCCGTCCTGGCGTCACTGGAGTGA
- a CDS encoding class I SAM-dependent methyltransferase, translated as MGLSLATAERWVERWERQQQRYAIDREERFTVIADVVEHVTAGRPGRPLVVDLGCGPGSLAARLARRLPAAEIVGVDRDPLLLELARTHHPDAARYVDAEIDAPGWTEALGLDRPLDAAVSTTALHYLAPDALRRTYRRLARLLRPGGVLVNGDHLPHDDPALAQIAGEVGSRHAERQRAWPEEDWTSWWTAVAEDPELTDLLAERRGREPSPGTPEPVPLSLSTHVRLLRRAGFRQAGAVWQYGDSHVVVAIR; from the coding sequence ATGGGACTGAGCCTGGCGACGGCGGAACGATGGGTGGAGCGCTGGGAGCGCCAGCAGCAGCGGTACGCCATCGACCGTGAGGAGCGCTTCACCGTGATCGCCGACGTCGTCGAGCACGTCACCGCCGGCCGGCCGGGCCGCCCGCTCGTCGTCGACCTCGGCTGCGGCCCCGGCTCGCTCGCCGCCCGGCTGGCCCGCCGGCTGCCGGCCGCGGAGATCGTCGGCGTCGACCGGGACCCGCTGCTGCTGGAGCTGGCCCGCACCCACCACCCGGACGCCGCCCGGTACGTCGACGCGGAGATCGACGCACCGGGCTGGACCGAGGCCCTGGGCCTCGACCGCCCGCTGGACGCGGCGGTGTCCACGACCGCCCTGCACTACCTGGCCCCGGACGCGCTGCGGCGCACCTACCGGCGGCTCGCCCGGCTGCTGCGGCCCGGCGGGGTCCTCGTCAACGGCGACCACCTGCCGCACGACGACCCCGCGCTCGCACAGATCGCCGGCGAGGTGGGCAGCCGCCACGCCGAACGGCAGCGGGCCTGGCCGGAGGAGGACTGGACCTCTTGGTGGACGGCGGTCGCCGAGGACCCGGAACTGACCGACCTCCTCGCCGAACGCCGCGGCCGCGAGCCCTCGCCCGGCACCCCGGAGCCCGTTCCCCTCTCCCTCTCCACCCACGTCCGGCTGCTGCGCCGGGCCGGGTTCCGGCAGGCGGGCGCGGTCTGGCAGTACGGTGACAGCCACGTGGTCGTCGCGATTCGCTGA
- a CDS encoding tannase/feruloyl esterase family alpha/beta hydrolase, protein MRLARGSTPRLRRRGVPAAALTALTLLASTATTTTSALATTTTAAATTSTVTAASADGTRPCPRLTQVRVPGAAHQKAACLKELTTAGTVASGHTDPADWAGLTPKNLDVPSGVPGIQIDGYFPDTSTTNTNHGWHHDAQFVLRLPDRWNGGLVVAGTPGNREQYANDRAIADWVLARGYAYAATDKGNTGLAFHRDGKRPGDAIAEWNRRLTQLTRAARAAVAQRYLRPPARTLVTGMSNGGYLVRWQLENHPELYDGGVDWEGTLWRADGPTLLHFLPEALRAYPRFAAGGPDAERARADLHAAGFPAGSEFLWPYHHQVYWDLTQRVYREELDPGYDGPTEAGTPYCAPGTPGCDADYDYAARPDEVRRAVERIALTGRIGKPLITLHGTLDVLLPIGRDSDVYARMVDAAGRAPLHRYYRIEGGTHTDSLVDAFPDRLRPLTPCHRSALTALEDWLTTGVRPPASRTVARPAGADAADLLTTCSLSGRP, encoded by the coding sequence ATGCGTCTCGCCCGCGGCTCCACACCACGTCTCAGGCGACGGGGCGTACCGGCCGCCGCTCTCACCGCCCTGACCCTCCTCGCCTCCACGGCGACGACCACGACCTCGGCCCTTGCGACGACCACGACCGCGGCCGCAACCACCAGCACGGTCACCGCCGCGTCCGCCGACGGCACCCGTCCCTGCCCCCGCCTGACCCAGGTGCGCGTGCCCGGCGCCGCACACCAGAAGGCGGCCTGCCTCAAGGAGCTGACCACGGCCGGGACGGTGGCCTCCGGTCACACGGACCCCGCCGACTGGGCCGGCCTCACGCCGAAGAACCTCGACGTGCCGAGCGGCGTCCCCGGCATCCAGATCGACGGCTACTTCCCCGACACCTCCACCACCAACACCAACCACGGCTGGCACCACGACGCCCAGTTCGTGCTGCGCCTGCCGGACCGCTGGAACGGCGGCCTGGTCGTGGCCGGCACGCCCGGCAACCGCGAGCAGTACGCCAACGACCGGGCCATCGCCGACTGGGTCCTCGCGCGCGGCTACGCCTACGCCGCCACCGACAAGGGCAACACCGGCCTCGCCTTCCACCGCGACGGGAAGCGGCCGGGCGACGCCATCGCCGAGTGGAACCGGCGGCTCACCCAGCTCACCCGGGCCGCCCGCGCGGCCGTCGCCCAGCGCTATCTGCGCCCGCCCGCGCGCACGCTGGTGACCGGCATGTCCAACGGCGGCTACCTGGTGCGCTGGCAACTGGAGAACCACCCCGAGCTGTACGACGGGGGAGTGGACTGGGAGGGCACCCTCTGGCGCGCCGACGGACCCACCCTGCTGCACTTCCTGCCCGAGGCGCTGCGCGCCTACCCGCGCTTCGCCGCGGGCGGCCCGGACGCCGAGCGGGCGCGGGCCGACCTGCACGCCGCGGGCTTCCCGGCCGGCTCGGAGTTCCTGTGGCCGTACCACCACCAGGTCTACTGGGACCTGACCCAGCGCGTCTACCGCGAGGAACTCGACCCCGGCTACGACGGCCCCACCGAGGCCGGCACGCCCTACTGCGCGCCTGGCACCCCCGGCTGCGACGCCGACTACGACTACGCGGCGCGCCCCGACGAGGTGCGGCGGGCCGTGGAGCGGATCGCGCTCACCGGGCGGATCGGCAAACCGCTGATCACCCTGCACGGCACCCTCGACGTGCTGCTTCCCATCGGCCGGGACTCGGACGTCTACGCCCGCATGGTCGACGCCGCCGGGCGCGCCCCGCTGCACCGCTACTACCGGATCGAGGGCGGCACCCACACCGACAGCCTGGTCGACGCCTTCCCGGACCGGCTGCGTCCGCTCACCCCCTGCCACCGCTCGGCGCTCACCGCGCTGGAGGACTGGCTCACCACCGGGGTCCGGCCGCCCGCCTCCCGGACGGTCGCCCGGCCCGCCGGGGCGGACGCCGCCGACCTGCTGACCACGTGCTCCCTGTCGGGGCGGCCCTGA
- a CDS encoding PHB depolymerase family esterase — MSQPHHPTRGRRLLGGVRRRLAAAAGALALAAGLVAQGSPASAAGLTQVSGFGTNPGNLAMYAYVPDALPSGAPLVVALHGCTQSAGDYYGHSGWPALADRHRFAVVFPQTSTANNANSCFNWFEPGDSTRGRGEALSIRQMVDKAVALYGSDPRRVYVTGLSAGGGMTANLLAAYPDVFAGGAIASGLPARCADSVSAAYTCMYSPPDRTPAQWGDLVRAAAPAGTTSWPRVAIWQGTADTTVRPANATELRDQWTDVWGIGQTPSRTENLTGSTTRSVYTDAAGRPAVEVYSIAGMGHGLAVDPGSGAEQCGTAGAYYLDTICSSHHTARFWGLDRGSGDGGTGALPAPTGLTVTGTSDSTVSLRWNAVAGAASYQVFRDGTKVGGTASTGYTDTALAAGTAYRYTVAAVDSAGTAGALSAAVTATTTGFTPTCHTASNYEHTVAGRAYASGGQTYAKGSGQPMGLWNTFVTRTLKQTSPGYYVIADC, encoded by the coding sequence ATGAGTCAGCCGCACCACCCCACGAGGGGCCGCCGTCTCCTGGGCGGCGTCCGCCGCCGGCTCGCCGCCGCGGCGGGCGCGCTCGCCCTCGCCGCCGGTCTGGTGGCCCAGGGCTCGCCCGCCTCCGCCGCGGGCCTGACCCAGGTCTCCGGTTTCGGCACGAACCCCGGCAACCTCGCCATGTACGCCTACGTCCCCGACGCCCTGCCCTCCGGCGCCCCGCTCGTGGTGGCGCTGCACGGCTGCACGCAGAGCGCGGGCGACTACTACGGCCACTCCGGCTGGCCGGCCCTCGCCGACCGGCACCGCTTCGCGGTCGTCTTCCCCCAGACCAGCACCGCCAACAACGCCAACTCCTGCTTCAACTGGTTCGAGCCGGGTGACAGCACGCGCGGCCGGGGCGAGGCGCTGTCGATCCGGCAGATGGTCGACAAGGCGGTCGCGCTGTACGGCAGTGACCCCCGGCGCGTCTACGTCACGGGCCTGTCGGCGGGCGGCGGCATGACGGCGAACCTGCTCGCGGCGTACCCCGACGTCTTCGCGGGCGGGGCCATCGCCTCCGGACTGCCCGCCCGCTGCGCCGACAGCGTGTCCGCGGCGTACACCTGCATGTACAGCCCGCCGGACCGGACCCCGGCCCAGTGGGGCGACCTGGTGCGTGCCGCCGCTCCGGCCGGGACCACCTCCTGGCCGCGCGTGGCGATCTGGCAGGGCACCGCCGACACCACGGTCCGGCCCGCCAACGCGACCGAACTGCGCGACCAGTGGACCGACGTGTGGGGCATCGGCCAGACCCCGTCCCGCACCGAGAACCTGACCGGCTCCACCACGCGGAGCGTCTACACCGACGCCGCCGGACGTCCCGCGGTCGAGGTGTACTCGATCGCCGGCATGGGGCACGGGCTGGCGGTCGACCCGGGCAGCGGTGCCGAACAGTGCGGCACGGCCGGTGCGTACTACCTGGACACCATCTGCTCCAGCCATCACACCGCCCGCTTCTGGGGACTGGACCGCGGCAGCGGCGACGGCGGCACCGGGGCGCTGCCCGCCCCCACGGGGCTGACCGTCACCGGGACCTCCGACTCCACGGTCTCCCTGCGCTGGAACGCGGTCGCCGGAGCGGCCTCGTACCAGGTCTTCCGCGACGGGACCAAGGTGGGCGGCACGGCGTCCACCGGCTACACCGACACCGCTCTGGCCGCCGGCACGGCATACCGCTACACCGTGGCCGCCGTCGACTCCGCGGGCACCGCGGGCGCACTCTCCGCGGCCGTGACCGCCACCACCACCGGCTTCACGCCCACCTGTCACACCGCGAGCAACTACGAGCACACGGTGGCCGGTCGGGCCTACGCGAGCGGCGGCCAGACCTACGCCAAGGGGTCCGGCCAGCCGATGGGTCTGTGGAACACCTTCGTCACCCGCACACTGAAGCAGACCTCGCCCGGCTACTACGTGATCGCCGACTGCTGA
- a CDS encoding M20/M25/M40 family metallo-hydrolase, which yields MTVFFFDVGATLADVSVEADGSLRLQVRPRVADVLHDLSGTRKGILSDPGPGEETRARAAAALDAAFGDHFTDTRLIHWGPKTDRALFDAAVASAGGASGGEVCVFVGEDPDERALARQAGLRTAAHPVFARAAAEERPVFWAWIEVPEGRGLAELAEAVDGTEAVPVHVPSPRRVLAMASALGVADLRRGGFTAEVRDEVAATTAFLVRDDRPVAVPEAFAGASDGSRAAAEASARATAAYGFLTDGLPADAPPPLSLGAAPGGVYVAAPAGVPVEDLHPPGARPGHTERLLPDPALLSRPGVPQARALAEGAAEGFAAGQPSPRVMAAVTAAVTPDALRAHVARLSGAAPLVDGVEPAVRSRDASADDNPRVVDALTDRLRDLGLTVRRHEFTWRGHRLSNVEAEHRVEGADATVLVTAHLDSTASGGDFTDEHGEARPYDPAVDPAPGADDDASGTAAVLTAAESLRALVADGGAPALNVRFVLFNAEEQGLVGSKFYARAAAARGDAIVGVFQMDMIAGRQGGSPPRMEIHTGSRVPGPVVDASNALGGLVADTTRALSPEFTVQRLTGPDDPAVGRSDHASFHERGWAAVAVSEDLFSTPDGAPGTGTRQYHTPGDTLSDADHDPRYAATIARSVTATALTVAGL from the coding sequence ATGACCGTGTTCTTCTTCGACGTCGGGGCGACGTTGGCGGATGTCAGTGTCGAGGCCGACGGCTCGCTGCGCCTCCAGGTCCGGCCTCGCGTCGCGGACGTGCTGCATGATCTTTCGGGGACGCGTAAGGGCATCCTGTCCGATCCGGGGCCGGGCGAGGAGACGCGTGCGCGGGCGGCGGCGGCCCTCGACGCGGCCTTCGGCGACCACTTCACGGACACGCGTCTCATCCACTGGGGGCCGAAGACCGATCGCGCGCTCTTCGACGCGGCGGTGGCGAGCGCGGGCGGGGCGTCCGGGGGCGAGGTGTGCGTCTTCGTCGGCGAGGACCCCGACGAACGCGCCCTCGCGCGGCAGGCGGGTCTGCGCACGGCGGCCCACCCGGTGTTCGCGCGGGCAGCCGCCGAGGAACGGCCCGTGTTCTGGGCGTGGATCGAGGTGCCGGAGGGCCGCGGCCTGGCCGAGCTGGCGGAGGCCGTGGACGGCACGGAGGCCGTTCCCGTGCACGTCCCGTCCCCCCGGCGGGTGCTCGCCATGGCGAGCGCGCTCGGCGTGGCGGACCTGCGGCGCGGCGGCTTCACCGCCGAGGTCCGCGACGAGGTGGCGGCCACGACGGCGTTCCTGGTCCGCGACGACCGGCCGGTCGCGGTCCCCGAGGCCTTCGCCGGCGCCTCGGACGGGTCGCGGGCGGCGGCCGAGGCCTCCGCCCGCGCCACGGCGGCGTACGGCTTCCTCACCGACGGGCTGCCCGCGGACGCGCCGCCACCGCTGTCGCTGGGCGCCGCTCCGGGCGGTGTCTACGTCGCCGCGCCCGCCGGTGTCCCGGTCGAGGACCTGCACCCTCCGGGTGCCAGGCCCGGGCACACCGAACGCCTGCTGCCCGACCCGGCGCTCCTGTCCCGCCCCGGCGTGCCGCAGGCCCGCGCCCTCGCCGAGGGCGCGGCCGAGGGGTTCGCCGCCGGGCAGCCCTCCCCGCGGGTCATGGCCGCGGTGACCGCCGCCGTGACGCCGGACGCCCTGCGCGCCCACGTGGCGCGGCTCTCGGGCGCCGCCCCGCTCGTGGACGGCGTGGAGCCGGCGGTCCGCAGTCGGGACGCGTCCGCCGACGACAACCCGCGTGTCGTCGACGCCCTCACGGACCGGTTGCGCGACCTGGGCCTGACCGTCCGGCGGCACGAGTTCACCTGGCGCGGACACCGGTTGTCCAACGTGGAGGCCGAGCACCGCGTCGAGGGCGCCGACGCCACCGTCCTCGTCACGGCCCACCTGGACTCCACGGCGTCCGGCGGTGACTTCACCGACGAGCACGGTGAGGCGCGCCCGTACGACCCGGCGGTGGACCCCGCTCCGGGCGCGGACGACGACGCGAGCGGCACCGCGGCGGTGCTGACCGCGGCGGAGAGCCTGCGCGCGCTCGTCGCGGACGGCGGCGCACCGGCGCTGAACGTGCGTTTCGTCCTGTTCAACGCCGAGGAGCAGGGGCTCGTCGGCAGCAAGTTCTACGCGCGCGCCGCCGCGGCGAGGGGTGACGCCATCGTCGGCGTCTTCCAGATGGACATGATCGCCGGCCGTCAGGGCGGCAGCCCGCCGCGGATGGAGATCCACACCGGCTCACGGGTGCCCGGCCCGGTCGTGGACGCGTCGAACGCGCTCGGCGGCCTGGTCGCCGACACCACCCGGGCCCTCTCCCCCGAGTTCACGGTCCAGCGGCTCACCGGCCCGGACGATCCCGCGGTGGGGCGCAGCGACCACGCGAGCTTCCACGAGCGGGGGTGGGCGGCCGTCGCCGTGTCCGAGGACCTGTTCTCGACACCCGACGGCGCGCCGGGGACCGGCACCCGGCAGTACCACACCCCCGGCGACACCCTGTCCGACGCGGACCACGACCCGCGGTACGCGGCGACGATCGCCCGCTCGGTCACGGCGACCGCGCTGACGGTCGCGGGCCTGTGA